AACTTATTTGTAGAGCAACAGTATCTGGGTAGAGATAAGACCTGGATCAGTGTCCGCCTGATCTTAGCGTTGTTCTGTTTTATTGCTTACTATCTCAATCTGGATCATCTGGCTTCACGTCAATTATTTTTTATTGTAGGTGTGGCTGTTATACTGGTATCGATACTGATGATGTATATGTTACATTACAGAACGGTTGTCAGGGAAAACTGTGTGAGTATCAGCGGGCTATGGACAACACGTCTTGTCAAAATAGACCTGAACAGCATCGCAAAAGTGGAAAAGAAAAAATACAGCACTTTTATCTTTAATAATCCGGTGTACAACCTGCATAAAAATGGCAAAATTCGCTTTTATTCAGGTGGTAATGATGCGATCTGGCTGACGGATAAGGACGGTCTGGTGTATGTAATAGGCACACACAAACAGGAAGAATTCTATAAAGCTGTAGAATACGCACGGAAGCTCAGAAAAGATTAAAATTTTGTTAAGTGATTTTTCTCTGACAAAAACACAAGGTATCTCTTCTATTATTTATTAAATTTGAGAAAAAGCAACGAATTAGTATGGCTCCATTATTGAAATTTTTATTGATAGCTTTCGCTGTTTATTTCATAGTAAGGTTTCTTTTCAGATTAATTTTACCATTCGCTATGCGTAAAGCGGCAGAGCGTATTATGAAAAAAGCTCAGCAATCACAATATACCACCGGTAACGGTCCGTTTGGATATCAACAGTATGAACAGCAAACACGTGCCGATGAAGGAAGAGTACGTGTAGAATATGCTCCTTCTAAAAAAGAAGAAAAGCGCAGACCTGGAACAGCTACAGCTGGAGAGTTTGTAGACTTCGAAGAGATAAAATAAGCACTTTTCCTTCCTAAAAAGGTTATCTTTGCGGTCTATGTGGTTAAAACAATTATCTGTTTTAAATTTTAAAAATTATACGGAATCCGCTTTAGAATTTTTGCCGGAAGTAAATGCTTTCGCCGGAGAGAACGGTGCCGGCAAAACCAACCTTTTAGACGCTATACATTACCTTTCCCTGTGTAAAAGTTATTTCAATCCGATCGATTCTCAGCATATTAAGCAGGGGATGGACTGGTTTATGGTACAGGGATCATTTGAAAATGATACCCGTACAGATGTAATCTCCTGTAGTCTGAAAAAGAATCAGAAAAAGCAGTTTAAAAAAAATAAAAAGGACTATCCGCGACTTGCCGATCATATCGGACAATTTCCGTTGGTCATGATCTCTCCGAATGACAGTATGATCATCACGGACGGAAGTGAAGAACGTCGTAAGTTTATGGATAATGTAATCTCGCAGACGGATCATCACTATCTGGATAAGCTTATCACGTATAATAAGGTCATGCTTCAGCGTAATGTCATGCTCAAACAAGCACGGGAAACCGGACAACTTGATCTGGGGTTACTGGAAGTATTAAACCTGCAGCTTGTAGAAGTAGGAGCACAGATCTTTGAGAAGCGTCAGCAATTCATGAAGGATTTTCTTCCTGAATTTGAAAAGCATTATCATTTTCTTACTGAAAGTGCAGAACAGGTATCTCTGGTGTATGAATCTCCGTTGATGACTGTTGATTTTCATGAATTACTGGATAGAAACCTGGAACGTGACCGGGCATTGGAAAGAACCTCTCAGGGTATACATAAAGACGATCTTCTGTTTACCATACATGAAGGGATGCCATTAAAGAAATTTGGCTCTCAGGGGCAGCAAAAATCATTTCTCATTGCATTAAAATTAGCCCAG
The Sphingobacterium spiritivorum genome window above contains:
- the recF gene encoding DNA replication/repair protein RecF (All proteins in this family for which functions are known are DNA-binding proteins that assist the filamentation of RecA onto DNA for the initiation of recombination or recombinational repair.) translates to MWLKQLSVLNFKNYTESALEFLPEVNAFAGENGAGKTNLLDAIHYLSLCKSYFNPIDSQHIKQGMDWFMVQGSFENDTRTDVISCSLKKNQKKQFKKNKKDYPRLADHIGQFPLVMISPNDSMIITDGSEERRKFMDNVISQTDHHYLDKLITYNKVMLQRNVMLKQARETGQLDLGLLEVLNLQLVEVGAQIFEKRQQFMKDFLPEFEKHYHFLTESAEQVSLVYESPLMTVDFHELLDRNLERDRALERTSQGIHKDDLLFTIHEGMPLKKFGSQGQQKSFLIALKLAQYSFLQARKGFKPLLLLDDIFDKLDERRTRKLMQMVSEDDFGQIFLTDTDSERVQRIFEEIAQPIRIFDIKGGAIQDV
- a CDS encoding DUF4834 family protein, yielding MAPLLKFLLIAFAVYFIVRFLFRLILPFAMRKAAERIMKKAQQSQYTTGNGPFGYQQYEQQTRADEGRVRVEYAPSKKEEKRRPGTATAGEFVDFEEIK